The following coding sequences lie in one Nitratireductor mangrovi genomic window:
- a CDS encoding RNA polymerase factor sigma-32, producing MSNDPARSSMVRAAMKAPYLDREEEHDLAVRWKEKKDQQALHRVVTAHMRLVISMASKFRKFGLPINDLIQEGHVGLLEAAARFEPDRGVRFSTYATWWIRASIQDYILRNWSIVRGGTSSAQKALFFGLRRLRSRLARQFPGAPDSMIFDEIATVVGVPAADVALMDARLAAPDQSLNAPVGESDGTSSERMDLLASGSPLQDQTVGAAIDGARRNLWLNDALNVLTPRERVIIRLRRLDENGATLEVLGKRLGVSKERVRQIENRALEKLKIALLKANPDPAVFTA from the coding sequence GTGAGCAACGACCCGGCCAGGAGCAGCATGGTTCGAGCCGCCATGAAGGCGCCCTACCTGGACCGCGAGGAGGAGCACGACCTCGCGGTTCGCTGGAAGGAAAAGAAAGACCAGCAAGCGCTGCACCGGGTGGTGACCGCCCATATGCGGCTCGTGATCTCCATGGCGAGCAAGTTCCGCAAATTCGGCTTGCCGATCAACGATCTGATCCAGGAAGGCCATGTCGGCCTGCTGGAGGCCGCGGCGCGCTTCGAGCCGGACCGCGGCGTACGGTTTTCGACCTACGCCACCTGGTGGATTCGCGCCTCGATCCAGGACTACATCCTGCGCAATTGGTCGATCGTGCGCGGCGGCACCAGCTCTGCGCAGAAGGCACTGTTCTTCGGCCTCAGGCGATTGCGCTCACGGCTGGCGCGCCAGTTCCCCGGCGCCCCCGACAGCATGATCTTCGACGAGATCGCGACGGTGGTCGGCGTGCCGGCGGCCGATGTCGCACTGATGGATGCAAGGCTCGCCGCTCCTGACCAGTCGCTCAACGCCCCGGTCGGCGAAAGCGACGGCACATCCAGCGAGCGCATGGATCTGTTGGCCTCAGGCAGCCCGCTGCAGGATCAGACGGTAGGAGCCGCGATCGACGGCGCTCGGCGTAACCTCTGGCTCAACGATGCCCTCAACGTGCTGACGCCGCGCGAGCGCGTCATCATTCGTCTCAGACGCCTTGACGAAAACGGCGCCACGCTCGAGGTACTCGGCAAGCGCCTTGGTGTGTCCAAGGAACGCGTTCGACAGATCGAGAATAGGGCGCTCGAAAAGCTGAAGATCGCACTTCTAAAGGCCAACCCGGACCCGGCCGTCTTCACCGCCTGA
- a CDS encoding Gfo/Idh/MocA family protein — MKATEPFPIAIVGVGKIARDQHVPSITRNPDFRLAATVSRHGTVEGIDAFEAMDAFLDARPDVPAVALCVPPQVRFGLALQALEAGRHVLLEKPPGATLAEVDALERLAAARGLTLFATWHSRFAPAVAPAKSWLKGKTVRRAEIVWREDVRRWHPGQQWIWEPGGIGVFDPGINALSIMTEILPEPVHLVSATLDFPSNRATPIAARLEFRDANTATILADFDWRQTGPQRWDVSVITDNGTLRLSEGGAVMELDGRVTLKANAAEYDGIYARFAELLKAAESDVDVSPLVHVADAFMLGRRTSVAPFHDIEDGQPEAVRIEHTARKASA, encoded by the coding sequence GTGAAAGCCACTGAGCCGTTTCCGATCGCCATCGTCGGCGTCGGCAAGATCGCGCGTGACCAGCATGTGCCTTCGATCACCAGGAACCCCGATTTCCGCCTTGCCGCGACGGTGAGCCGCCACGGCACGGTCGAGGGCATCGACGCCTTCGAGGCCATGGACGCGTTTCTCGACGCCCGGCCTGATGTCCCCGCAGTCGCGCTTTGCGTCCCGCCCCAAGTCCGCTTCGGCCTGGCGCTGCAGGCGCTCGAGGCCGGGCGCCACGTGCTTTTGGAAAAACCTCCCGGCGCGACGCTAGCCGAGGTCGACGCGCTCGAACGCCTCGCCGCGGCCAGAGGCCTGACGCTGTTCGCCACCTGGCATTCGCGTTTCGCTCCGGCGGTGGCGCCGGCGAAGTCCTGGCTGAAGGGAAAGACGGTTCGTCGCGCCGAGATCGTGTGGAGGGAGGATGTGCGCCGCTGGCATCCCGGGCAGCAATGGATCTGGGAGCCGGGCGGCATCGGCGTCTTCGACCCCGGCATCAACGCGCTGTCGATCATGACGGAGATCTTGCCCGAGCCCGTCCATCTCGTGTCGGCGACGCTCGATTTCCCGAGCAATCGCGCCACGCCGATCGCCGCGCGGCTGGAGTTCAGGGACGCGAATACGGCCACCATTCTGGCCGATTTCGACTGGCGCCAGACCGGGCCGCAACGCTGGGACGTTTCGGTGATCACCGACAACGGCACCTTGCGGCTCTCGGAGGGCGGGGCCGTGATGGAACTCGACGGCCGGGTCACCTTGAAGGCGAACGCAGCCGAATATGACGGTATCTACGCCCGTTTCGCCGAACTGCTGAAGGCGGCCGAGAGCGATGTCGACGTCTCACCCCTCGTCCACGTCGCCGACGCCTTCATGCTCGGGCGGCGCACCTCGGTTGCGCCTTTCCACGACATCGAGGACGGTCAACCGGAGGCGGTGCGGATCGAGCACACCGCGCGCAAGGCGTCGGCCTAA
- a CDS encoding GNAT family N-acetyltransferase, whose translation MTTGSDDHPALRLRAPLPGEAEALTTLCLRSKAYWGYDAAFMAACREELTLSEVNLSSGKVRIADLEGRAIGVAEISLEGEDGILEKLFVAPEAMGKGAGRLLLEWAVEACRGRGARRLVIDADPGAAAFYRRCGAVDAGQAPSESIPGRVLPRLVIDL comes from the coding sequence GTGACAACCGGCAGTGACGACCATCCCGCGCTTCGGCTGCGGGCACCGCTGCCGGGTGAAGCCGAAGCCCTCACCACGCTCTGCCTGCGTTCGAAAGCGTATTGGGGTTACGACGCGGCCTTCATGGCGGCTTGTCGTGAAGAACTGACGCTGAGCGAGGTCAATCTGTCGTCCGGGAAGGTCAGGATCGCCGATCTGGAGGGCAGGGCGATCGGCGTGGCGGAGATATCGCTGGAAGGTGAGGACGGCATCCTCGAAAAGCTGTTCGTGGCACCGGAGGCGATGGGCAAGGGGGCCGGTCGGCTGCTGCTGGAATGGGCGGTTGAGGCTTGTCGGGGTCGAGGCGCGCGGCGGCTGGTGATCGACGCCGATCCGGGCGCCGCCGCCTTCTATCGCCGCTGCGGGGCCGTTGACGCCGGGCAAGCGCCTTCTGAATCGATCCCGGGGCGCGTGCTGCCCCGGCTGGTCATCGATCTCTAA
- a CDS encoding thiamine diphosphokinase, translating to MNLFAILLGGDVQRTPRLDAALAGARVIAADSGIRHAAELGLQPELWIGDFDSVGEAEIAGHPNVEREVFPPEKDQTDGELAIAAAIERGAGSIVLVGAFGGPRADHTFLHLTAAIGLVERGITTLLTSGREEGHPVLPGAASFDYAPGTLFSLLAFSDLSGLTVTGAKWPLDQVEIAFGSSRTLSNEVESALSVSLGSGRALLLAHPLGVGD from the coding sequence ATGAACCTTTTTGCCATTCTTCTTGGCGGCGATGTCCAGCGGACGCCGCGACTTGACGCGGCCCTTGCGGGGGCACGTGTGATCGCGGCAGATTCCGGCATCCGGCATGCCGCCGAACTGGGGCTCCAACCGGAACTCTGGATCGGCGATTTCGATTCGGTCGGCGAGGCGGAGATTGCCGGCCATCCGAATGTAGAACGCGAGGTCTTCCCTCCAGAAAAGGACCAGACCGACGGCGAGCTGGCGATTGCGGCCGCGATCGAGCGCGGCGCTGGCTCAATTGTGCTTGTAGGCGCCTTCGGCGGGCCGCGAGCCGACCATACCTTCCTCCACCTGACTGCCGCGATCGGTCTTGTCGAGCGAGGCATCACCACGCTTTTGACCAGTGGGCGCGAGGAAGGCCATCCGGTGCTGCCCGGCGCGGCGTCCTTCGACTATGCGCCCGGCACGCTGTTCAGCCTGCTCGCTTTTTCCGACCTTTCCGGCCTTACCGTGACCGGCGCCAAATGGCCGCTCGATCAGGTCGAGATCGCCTTCGGCTCTTCCCGTACGCTTTCGAACGAGGTCGAAAGTGCGCTGTCGGTTTCGCTCGGCAGTGGTCGAGCGCTGCTGCTTGCGCATCCGCTGGGCGTCGGAGACTGA
- the thiQ gene encoding thiamine ABC transporter ATP-binding protein produces MSATGQGQAIRIENVAFSYGGPTMQFDLDVPASTLMALMGPSGSGKSTLLSLIAGFETPLQGEIRIGDIDITPLQPAARPVSMVFQENNLFAHLDVAANVGLGRSPSLRLGAADREAIAMALAKVGLAGKEKRLPRELSGGERQRVALARALVRDKPVLLLDEPFASLGPALRRDMLELVARLHAETGMTVVMVTHDPDDARTVAPLLAFLDEGRVLEFGKTSHILSEYGPDSVRRYLGDTT; encoded by the coding sequence ATGAGCGCAACAGGGCAGGGGCAAGCCATCCGCATCGAGAACGTCGCCTTCAGCTACGGCGGCCCGACGATGCAGTTCGACCTCGATGTGCCAGCCAGCACACTCATGGCACTGATGGGACCGAGCGGATCGGGAAAGTCGACGCTGCTCTCACTGATCGCCGGTTTCGAAACCCCGCTGCAAGGCGAAATCCGGATCGGCGACATCGACATTACCCCTCTTCAGCCAGCGGCGCGGCCGGTGTCGATGGTGTTTCAGGAAAATAACCTCTTTGCCCATCTCGACGTCGCGGCGAATGTCGGCCTCGGACGCTCGCCGTCACTTCGCCTCGGCGCGGCAGATCGCGAGGCGATCGCGATGGCCCTTGCCAAGGTGGGCCTCGCCGGCAAGGAAAAGCGCCTGCCGCGCGAGCTTTCCGGCGGCGAGCGTCAGAGGGTGGCGCTGGCGCGCGCGCTCGTCCGCGACAAGCCGGTTCTGTTGCTTGACGAACCTTTTGCCTCGCTCGGCCCTGCCCTGCGGCGCGACATGCTGGAACTGGTCGCGAGGCTGCACGCCGAGACGGGCATGACGGTCGTCATGGTGACCCATGATCCAGACGACGCACGAACGGTCGCACCGCTTCTGGCGTTCCTCGATGAAGGCCGGGTGCTTGAATTCGGCAAAACCAGCCACATCTTGTCCGAATACGGACCGGATTCGGTGCGCCGATACCTCGGAGATACGACGTAA
- a CDS encoding ABC-F family ATP-binding cassette domain-containing protein — protein sequence MAPPLLRLDGIALTFGGTPLLESATLSVLPGEKIALVGRNGSGKSTLLKIAAGMIEPQDGEVFRHPGATVRYLPQAPDMEGFETVEAYVKEGLGPADDAFRADYLLESLGISGSADPANLSGGEARRAALAKVLAPEPDILLLDEPTNHLDLSTIEWLEDELSRIQSAVVVISHDRRFLEKVTRATVWLDRGTSRRLDKGFAHFEAWRDEILEEEEREQHKLGRQIVREEHWLRYGVTARRKRNMRRLGELTTLRERFRNHRRQDGTARMAASDAAESGKLVIEAKGIGKSFSDLTVVKGFSTRIQRGDRIGLVGPNGAGKTTLLKMLTGELAPDEGTVRLGVNLEIATLDQRRASLDPEETLAHFLTGGRGDSVVVNGEERHVVSYMKDFLFKPEQARTPVRELSGGEKARLILARLLARPANLLVLDEPTNDLDMETLDLLQELVAGFAGTVILVSHDRDFLDRTVTSTIAPEGGGRWVEYAGGYSDLLAQRGSARFVLQEAGKVEAAAAAKGKPASRTVERQPPRPAAKKLSYKQKFALENLPEKIAKTGAEITDLEARLADSSLFARDPDGFSRLAKTLDDKRASLAAMEEEWLELEMLREEVEGG from the coding sequence ATGGCGCCACCGCTGCTTCGCCTCGACGGCATCGCTCTCACCTTTGGTGGCACGCCACTGCTCGAATCTGCGACACTTTCAGTGCTGCCGGGCGAGAAGATCGCACTGGTCGGCCGCAACGGTTCTGGCAAGTCCACTTTGCTCAAGATCGCGGCTGGCATGATCGAGCCGCAGGACGGCGAGGTCTTCCGCCACCCCGGCGCGACGGTGCGCTATCTGCCGCAGGCGCCTGACATGGAGGGCTTCGAGACGGTCGAAGCTTATGTGAAGGAAGGTCTCGGGCCGGCCGACGACGCCTTTCGTGCCGACTATCTGCTTGAAAGTCTGGGGATTTCCGGGTCCGCTGATCCGGCTAACCTGTCGGGCGGCGAGGCGCGGCGCGCGGCACTCGCCAAAGTGCTGGCGCCGGAACCCGACATCCTGCTCCTTGACGAGCCGACCAACCATCTCGACCTCTCCACCATCGAATGGCTGGAGGACGAGCTGTCACGCATCCAATCGGCGGTCGTCGTGATCTCGCACGACAGGCGCTTCCTGGAAAAGGTCACCCGCGCCACCGTCTGGCTGGATCGCGGTACTTCCCGCCGCCTCGACAAGGGCTTTGCTCATTTCGAAGCCTGGCGCGACGAAATCCTCGAGGAGGAGGAACGCGAGCAGCACAAGCTCGGCCGTCAGATCGTGCGCGAGGAGCACTGGTTGCGTTACGGCGTCACCGCCCGGCGCAAGCGCAACATGCGCCGACTCGGCGAACTGACGACCTTGCGCGAGCGCTTTCGCAACCACCGGCGTCAGGACGGAACCGCCCGCATGGCGGCGAGCGACGCCGCCGAGTCCGGCAAGCTGGTCATTGAAGCCAAGGGAATCGGCAAGAGTTTCAGCGACTTGACCGTCGTGAAGGGCTTTTCCACCCGCATCCAGCGCGGCGACCGTATCGGCCTCGTCGGTCCCAACGGGGCGGGCAAGACGACATTGTTGAAGATGCTGACCGGCGAGCTTGCGCCGGATGAAGGAACGGTGCGGCTTGGCGTCAATCTCGAGATCGCGACGCTTGACCAGCGCCGCGCCAGCCTCGATCCCGAGGAAACGCTTGCGCATTTTCTGACCGGAGGGCGCGGCGACAGCGTCGTGGTCAATGGTGAGGAGCGCCATGTCGTTTCCTACATGAAGGACTTCCTGTTCAAGCCGGAGCAGGCGCGGACGCCGGTGCGTGAACTTTCAGGTGGCGAGAAGGCCCGGCTGATCCTGGCGCGGCTGCTGGCACGGCCGGCCAATCTTCTGGTGCTCGACGAGCCGACCAACGATCTCGACATGGAAACTCTTGATCTGCTTCAGGAACTTGTCGCCGGCTTTGCGGGCACGGTGATCCTGGTCAGCCATGACCGCGATTTCCTCGACCGCACGGTGACCAGCACGATCGCGCCGGAAGGCGGCGGGCGTTGGGTCGAGTATGCAGGCGGTTACAGCGATCTGCTCGCGCAGCGCGGCAGCGCGCGCTTCGTATTGCAGGAAGCGGGCAAGGTCGAGGCCGCGGCCGCGGCTAAGGGAAAGCCCGCATCAAGGACGGTTGAGCGTCAGCCTCCGAGGCCGGCGGCGAAGAAACTGTCCTACAAACAGAAGTTCGCACTCGAGAATCTGCCGGAAAAAATCGCGAAAACCGGTGCGGAAATCACGGATTTGGAGGCCAGACTCGCGGATTCTTCGCTGTTTGCCCGCGATCCTGACGGGTTTTCGAGGCTGGCGAAGACGCTCGACGACAAACGGGCGAGCCTCGCCGCCATGGAGGAGGAATGGCTCGAACTGGAGATGCTGCGCGAGGAGGTCGAGGGCGGGTGA
- the thiB gene encoding thiamine ABC transporter substrate binding subunit, with the protein MRLRSTLPIVTAAIVAVLGLPAAAQDKLTVYTYESFTADWGPGPQVEKAFEAECGCDLEFVSVADGVALLNRLKLEGDSTKADIVLGLDTNLTTDAKATGLFAPHNIDTSRISVPGEFADDVFVPYDYGYFAVVYDTEAIDSPPQSLRALVEGDPEEKILIQDPRTSTPGLGLLLWIKAVYGDEADKAWARLQDRVLTVTPGWSEAYGLFTSGEAPMVLSYTTSPAYHMIAEDSERYQAAAFEEGHYLQIEVAGITIKGAENPLAGKFLSFMTGPGFQDVIPETNWMFPAGETSTPLDPVFGKLVEPARALLFSADEVAENRKAWVDEWLSVMSR; encoded by the coding sequence ATGCGCTTGCGATCGACCCTGCCAATCGTCACCGCCGCGATCGTCGCGGTTCTTGGACTGCCCGCAGCGGCGCAGGACAAGCTTACCGTCTACACCTATGAAAGCTTCACCGCGGACTGGGGCCCGGGACCGCAGGTAGAAAAAGCGTTCGAAGCGGAATGCGGCTGCGATCTCGAATTCGTCTCTGTCGCCGACGGTGTGGCGCTGCTCAATCGGCTGAAGCTCGAGGGCGACTCGACCAAGGCCGATATCGTACTTGGCCTCGACACCAACCTGACGACCGATGCCAAGGCTACGGGTCTGTTTGCGCCGCACAACATCGATACGTCCCGCATCTCCGTGCCGGGCGAGTTCGCCGACGACGTGTTCGTGCCTTATGACTATGGCTATTTCGCCGTGGTCTACGACACGGAGGCGATCGACAGCCCGCCGCAAAGCCTGAGGGCGCTCGTCGAAGGCGATCCCGAAGAAAAGATCCTGATCCAGGATCCCCGCACCTCGACGCCGGGGCTGGGGTTGCTGCTTTGGATCAAGGCCGTCTATGGCGACGAAGCCGACAAGGCCTGGGCCAGGCTCCAGGACCGCGTTCTGACCGTGACGCCCGGCTGGAGCGAGGCCTATGGCCTGTTCACCAGCGGCGAAGCGCCTATGGTGCTTTCCTACACGACCTCGCCGGCCTATCACATGATCGCAGAAGACAGCGAACGCTATCAGGCAGCGGCCTTCGAAGAGGGTCACTACCTGCAGATCGAGGTCGCCGGCATCACCATCAAGGGAGCCGAGAATCCGCTGGCAGGGAAATTCCTGTCCTTCATGACCGGGCCGGGCTTCCAGGATGTCATTCCTGAAACCAACTGGATGTTTCCGGCCGGTGAAACCTCCACGCCGCTGGACCCGGTGTTCGGCAAGCTGGTCGAACCGGCAAGGGCGCTTCTCTTCAGCGCCGATGAGGTGGCGGAGAACCGCAAGGCCTGGGTGGACGAGTGGCTTTCCGTGATGAGCCGCTAA
- a CDS encoding M48 family metalloprotease produces MSKAPAGAPGARAALPRAVALALALVLAGCQSLGGTISEQAFVPSANPVTVDTVTRNDRMVELARAQHPRILATYGGEYSNPKLERMVAKVVGSLTLVSDNPQQTYQITILNSPNVNAFALPGGFLYVTRGLLALANDSAELAAVIAHEMGHVTANHGLQRQQKEAEELLASRVVSDVLGGNQTARAALVRGKLRLAQFSRNQELEADKIGIGMITAAGYDPFAAARFLQSMASYSDFRSVSGASDASLDFLASHPNAPQRIELAQGHARRSGAVAAEDRDRDSFLEGIDGMLFGDTPEEGYVRGNTFLHPKLGIAFAVPDGFVIDNSAAAVTAAGPGDVAVRFDGVAVARSVALADYIQSGWVTGLEVGSIRPATINGIEAATATARAEGWRFHIAVFRAGSQIYRLLTAAPENSDRLLPTAQAVSGSFQVLSAAQKRALKPLHVRVVTVKPGETAGSLAARMSGVGRALDLFRLLNALPPGGGVSAGDRVKIITDE; encoded by the coding sequence ATGTCGAAGGCGCCAGCCGGGGCGCCTGGTGCCCGTGCGGCCCTGCCGCGCGCGGTGGCACTGGCGCTCGCGTTGGTATTGGCCGGCTGCCAGAGCCTCGGCGGCACGATCAGCGAGCAGGCCTTCGTTCCATCGGCCAACCCGGTCACCGTCGACACGGTCACCCGCAACGACCGCATGGTCGAACTCGCCAGGGCCCAGCATCCGCGCATCCTTGCGACCTATGGCGGCGAATATTCGAACCCGAAACTGGAGCGTATGGTCGCCAAGGTGGTCGGCAGCCTGACACTTGTATCCGACAACCCACAGCAGACCTACCAGATCACCATCCTGAATTCGCCGAACGTCAACGCCTTCGCGCTGCCGGGCGGTTTCCTCTATGTCACTCGCGGCCTGCTGGCGCTCGCCAATGATTCGGCCGAACTGGCCGCGGTGATCGCCCACGAGATGGGCCACGTCACCGCCAATCACGGTCTGCAGCGCCAGCAGAAGGAGGCCGAGGAACTACTCGCCTCGCGCGTTGTCAGCGACGTGCTCGGCGGCAACCAGACCGCCCGTGCCGCCCTTGTGCGCGGCAAGCTGCGGCTGGCGCAGTTTTCACGCAACCAGGAGCTCGAAGCGGACAAGATCGGTATCGGCATGATCACGGCCGCCGGCTACGACCCGTTCGCGGCGGCGCGCTTCCTGCAATCGATGGCCTCGTACTCGGATTTCAGGAGCGTAAGCGGCGCCTCTGATGCCAGCCTCGACTTCCTCGCCTCGCATCCCAACGCGCCGCAGCGCATCGAGCTGGCCCAGGGCCATGCCCGCCGCTCGGGCGCGGTGGCCGCCGAGGACCGCGACCGCGACTCCTTCCTGGAGGGCATTGACGGCATGCTGTTCGGCGATACGCCCGAAGAGGGCTACGTGCGCGGCAACACGTTCCTGCACCCCAAGTTGGGCATCGCCTTCGCCGTCCCCGACGGCTTCGTCATCGACAATTCGGCTGCGGCGGTCACCGCGGCCGGCCCGGGCGATGTCGCGGTGCGCTTCGACGGCGTGGCGGTCGCCCGGTCCGTCGCGCTTGCCGACTACATCCAGTCGGGCTGGGTGACCGGGCTCGAAGTCGGCAGCATCCGCCCGGCGACGATCAACGGCATCGAGGCCGCCACGGCGACGGCGCGCGCCGAAGGCTGGCGTTTCCATATCGCCGTGTTCCGCGCCGGCAGCCAGATCTATCGCCTGCTCACCGCAGCACCTGAAAACAGCGACCGGTTGCTGCCAACGGCGCAGGCCGTTTCCGGCAGTTTCCAGGTTCTCTCGGCGGCGCAGAAGCGCGCGCTGAAGCCGTTGCATGTTCGTGTCGTGACGGTGAAGCCGGGCGAAACGGCCGGATCACTCGCCGCGCGCATGAGCGGCGTCGGGCGTGCCCTCGACCTGTTCCGACTGCTCAACGCGCTGCCTCCGGGCGGAGGCGTTTCGGCTGGCGATCGCGTGAAGATCATCACCGACGAATAG
- the thiP gene encoding thiamine/thiamine pyrophosphate ABC transporter permease: MAFRDEPLRAASTTGGARAGLLALSLVAILAGGAFAGLLIEAARQPGAALGAFDGYLVRIARFTLSQAVLSTLLSVLPAILVARALSRHPAFPGRGIVLRLFALPLALPPLVAALGVLALLGRSGLAADMADALGAGRWPGIYGLSGILVAHVFFNLPLATRFFLQALDTVPADQWRLASQLGMGARASFRFIEWPVIRANLPGVAGLVFMLCITSFTIVLTLGGGPAATTIEVAIYQALRFDFDPARALVLTLVQLLLTVAAVAILFRLGAEMSGEAAMSVSSRRYLSPTAPERAANVAVIAVAVLLVAAPVAAIVISGLDAELGRLAREPAVQRALATSLLLAVLAALLCVLLTYAMVSARHYHASRRRPGSRPSILEKAYDRGSGLILIVPPILIGAGWFILLRHFADVFALAPIMVVAVNAAMAIPFAVRVLRPAHDAAAERHDRLCTALGISGWNRIRLIDWPVLRQPFLTATAFAMALSLGDLGVIALFGSDQVQTLPYLLYARLGSYRTADAAGLALLLAALCFALMMIADRRGGLGR, from the coding sequence GTGGCTTTCCGTGATGAGCCGCTAAGGGCGGCCTCGACAACTGGCGGCGCGCGCGCCGGCCTGCTGGCATTGTCGCTGGTCGCGATACTGGCGGGCGGCGCCTTCGCCGGCCTGCTCATCGAGGCGGCACGCCAGCCGGGCGCGGCGCTCGGCGCCTTCGACGGCTATCTTGTCCGCATCGCCCGCTTTACGCTGTCGCAGGCCGTATTGTCCACGCTGCTTTCGGTACTGCCGGCAATCCTGGTGGCGCGGGCGCTGTCGCGGCATCCGGCGTTTCCCGGTCGCGGCATCGTGCTGCGTCTTTTTGCACTGCCGCTTGCGCTACCGCCACTGGTCGCCGCACTTGGCGTATTGGCGCTGCTAGGACGCTCCGGGCTTGCCGCCGACATGGCGGACGCGCTCGGCGCGGGACGATGGCCGGGAATCTACGGGCTTTCCGGCATCCTCGTCGCGCATGTCTTCTTCAACCTGCCACTCGCGACCCGCTTTTTCCTGCAGGCGCTCGACACCGTGCCGGCGGACCAGTGGCGCCTGGCGAGCCAACTCGGCATGGGCGCGCGAGCCAGCTTTCGCTTCATCGAGTGGCCGGTGATAAGGGCAAACCTGCCGGGCGTCGCCGGTCTCGTGTTCATGCTCTGCATCACCTCCTTCACCATCGTGCTGACGCTTGGCGGCGGCCCGGCTGCAACCACCATCGAAGTGGCGATCTACCAGGCGCTGCGCTTCGACTTCGACCCGGCACGCGCCCTGGTGCTCACCCTTGTGCAACTCCTTCTCACGGTGGCGGCGGTCGCGATCCTGTTCAGGCTCGGCGCGGAAATGAGTGGCGAGGCCGCAATGTCGGTTTCCTCACGCCGCTACCTGTCGCCGACCGCGCCGGAACGTGCAGCCAACGTCGCCGTCATCGCCGTTGCCGTCCTTCTTGTCGCGGCCCCGGTGGCGGCAATTGTGATCTCCGGCCTCGATGCGGAACTAGGGCGACTCGCCCGCGAGCCGGCCGTGCAGCGGGCGTTGGCGACAAGTCTCTTGCTCGCAGTGTTGGCCGCGCTGCTGTGCGTGCTGCTCACTTACGCAATGGTGTCCGCGCGTCACTACCATGCCTCGCGAAGACGGCCTGGAAGCCGGCCATCGATTTTGGAAAAAGCCTATGATCGCGGTTCGGGCCTGATACTCATTGTGCCCCCGATCCTGATCGGCGCCGGCTGGTTCATCCTGCTCCGGCATTTCGCCGACGTCTTTGCGCTCGCTCCGATCATGGTTGTCGCCGTCAACGCGGCGATGGCGATCCCGTTTGCCGTCCGCGTGCTTCGCCCGGCGCATGACGCGGCCGCCGAACGCCACGATCGCCTATGCACCGCCCTCGGAATCTCCGGCTGGAATCGTATCCGGCTGATCGACTGGCCGGTGCTGCGCCAACCGTTCCTGACCGCTACGGCTTTCGCAATGGCACTGTCCCTGGGTGATCTCGGTGTGATCGCGCTATTCGGCAGCGACCAGGTCCAGACCCTGCCCTATCTGCTTTACGCACGGCTGGGCAGCTATCGCACCGCCGACGCTGCCGGGCTCGCCCTGCTGCTGGCGGCGCTCTGCTTTGCCCTGATGATGATCGCCGACCGACGCGGGGGGCTTGGCCGATGA